One segment of Setaria viridis chromosome 4, Setaria_viridis_v4.0, whole genome shotgun sequence DNA contains the following:
- the LOC117851338 gene encoding sterol carrier protein 2 has translation MDCLLLSASRDCSTSPQNRTSSPPLASPSCNLSLPVRLCAATRSSPAEMDGSSLKSAQLLEQMRLHMATDAGKELTKKVGLVYQLNIAPKKLGVDEEIFVVDLKKGEVSKGPYQGKPDATFSFTDNDFLGIASGKTNPQIAFIRGAIKIKGSIAAAQKFTPDIFPKPAKL, from the exons atggattgccttctccTTTCCGCAAGCCGCGACTGCTCTACTTCCCCACAAAACCGAACCAGCTCCCCTCCTCTCGCATCTCCCTCCTGCAATCTCTCTCTCCCAGTTCGACTCTGCGCTGCTACTCGTAGCTCGCCCGCTGAGATGGACGGCAGCAGCCTCAAGTCCGCGCAGCTCCTGGAGCAGATGCGCCTGCACATGGCCACCGACGCCGGCAaggagctcaccaagaaggtcGGCCTCGTCTACCAGCTCAACATCGCCCCCAAG AAGCTCGGCGTTGACGAGGAGATCTTCGTGGTCGACCTCAAGAAGGGCGAGGTCAGCAAAG GACCGTACCAGGGGAAGCCGGATGCTACCTTCTCCTTCACTGACAACGATTTCCTTGGAATCGCCAGCGGCAAGACGAACCCGCAGATTGCGTTCATCCG CGGAGCTATTAAGATCAAGGGGAGCATAGCCGCTGCGCAGAAGTTCACCCCTGACATCTTCCCCAAGCCAGCGAAGCTGTAG